From Rutidosis leptorrhynchoides isolate AG116_Rl617_1_P2 chromosome 3, CSIRO_AGI_Rlap_v1, whole genome shotgun sequence, a single genomic window includes:
- the LOC139897773 gene encoding protein NOI4-like → MSEEKGRPLPKFGDWDVNDPASAEGFTVIFNKARDEKKTGVKPNSPSNIDPGFKRAAAVKKPPAKKWFCCMQEPHTES, encoded by the exons ATGTCG GAAGAGAAGGGTAGGCCGTTGCCGAAGTTTGGGGATTGGGATGTAAATGATCCAGCTTCAGCTGAGGGTTTTACTGTTATATTTAACAAAGCCAGGGATGAGAAGAAAACGGGTGTTAAACCAAACTCACCGTCAAATATTGATCCTGGTTTTAAGCGTGCTGCTGCTGTAAAGAAACCTCCAGCT AAGAAATGGTTTTGCTGCATGCAAGAACCTCATACTGAGTCCTGA